In a single window of the Campylobacter hyointestinalis subsp. lawsonii genome:
- the rpsK gene encoding 30S ribosomal protein S11, protein MAKRKVIKKKVVRKNIAKGIVYISATFNNTMVTVTDEMGNAIAWSSAGGLGFKGSKKSTPYAAQQAVEDALNKAKEHGIKEVGIKVQGPGSGRETAVKSIGAVEGIKVLYLKDITPLAHNGCRPPKRRRV, encoded by the coding sequence ATGGCAAAAAGAAAAGTAATTAAGAAAAAAGTAGTTAGAAAAAATATAGCAAAAGGTATCGTTTATATCTCTGCTACATTTAACAATACAATGGTTACAGTAACTGACGAAATGGGAAATGCTATAGCATGGAGCAGTGCTGGTGGTCTTGGTTTTAAAGGTAGCAAAAAATCTACTCCTTACGCAGCTCAACAAGCAGTTGAAGATGCATTAAATAAAGCAAAAGAGCATGGTATCAAAGAAGTTGGTATCAAAGTTCAAGGCCCAGGAAGCGGTAGAGAAACAGCAGTAAAAAGTATCGGTGCAGTTGAGGGCATAAAAGTTTTATATCTAAAAGATATAACTCCACTTGCTCATAATGGCTGCAGACCACCAAAACGCCGCCGCGTGTAA
- a CDS encoding formyltransferase family protein, whose protein sequence is MINIKAIHRLSNRGGQQRILFLGYEECQISDFLVDAGCYIVQTSDKINKIFILNNKFDFLISYGYRYIIDEEVINLFNGNAINLHISYLPYNRGADPNFWSFVENSKKGVTIHLLDKGLDTGDIIVQKEIKFDKDETLASSYKKLNLEIQNLFIKNWDLIKTKSYKPKKQSGGTYHRSKDKDRYFSLLPDGWDTKISDLKQLYIK, encoded by the coding sequence ATGATAAATATAAAAGCCATTCATCGACTATCTAATAGGGGGGGGCAGCAACGTATTTTATTTTTAGGATACGAAGAGTGTCAAATTTCAGATTTTTTAGTTGATGCGGGTTGCTATATAGTCCAAACAAGTGATAAGATAAATAAGATTTTTATCTTAAATAATAAATTTGATTTTCTTATAAGCTACGGATATCGCTACATTATAGATGAAGAAGTGATAAATTTATTTAATGGCAATGCTATAAATTTGCATATTTCATATCTTCCTTATAACAGAGGTGCGGATCCAAATTTTTGGAGTTTTGTAGAAAATAGTAAAAAAGGTGTTACCATCCACCTTTTAGATAAGGGGCTTGATACTGGCGATATCATAGTCCAAAAAGAAATTAAATTTGATAAAGATGAAACTTTGGCAAGTTCATATAAAAAACTAAATTTAGAAATACAAAATTTATTTATTAAAAATTGGGATCTTATAAAAACAAAATCATATAAACCCAAAAAACAAAGTGGCGGAACATACCATAGAAGTAAAGACAAAGATAGGTATTTTTCGCTTCTGCCAGATGGTTGGGATACTAAAATAAGTGATTTAAAACAACTATACATCAAATGA
- the rplR gene encoding 50S ribosomal protein L18, which translates to MVANVLKRKLSLRIKRKRRIRAKISGTASCPRISIFKSNRTLYVQAIEDINATTLCASDGRKLGIKANKEGAVILAKDIAGKLSAKGINEAVFDRNGYLYHGVVAAFAEALRENGIKL; encoded by the coding sequence ATGGTAGCAAATGTATTAAAAAGAAAATTATCTCTAAGAATTAAGAGAAAAAGAAGAATTAGAGCTAAAATTAGCGGTACCGCGTCTTGCCCTAGAATTTCTATATTTAAATCAAATAGAACTCTATATGTCCAAGCGATAGAAGATATCAACGCTACTACTCTTTGTGCAAGTGACGGAAGAAAATTAGGCATCAAAGCAAATAAAGAAGGTGCTGTAATTTTGGCTAAGGATATCGCAGGTAAGTTAAGTGCAAAAGGTATAAACGAAGCAGTATTTGATAGAAATGGCTATCTATATCATGGCGTTGTTGCAGCTTTTGCTGAAGCTTTAAGAGAAAATGGCATTAAGCTATAA
- a CDS encoding NifU family protein — MIPFSDEELLEPVKQSLDTVKPMLERDGGGMDLLGIKNGVVYVRLTGHCHGCAASSQTLKYGVERQLRLDIHPELSVVNIPIGEKFEL, encoded by the coding sequence ATGATACCATTTAGCGATGAAGAGTTACTTGAGCCAGTAAAACAGAGCTTAGATACAGTAAAACCTATGCTTGAAAGAGATGGCGGCGGAATGGATCTTTTAGGTATAAAAAATGGCGTAGTGTATGTCAGACTTACTGGACATTGTCACGGGTGCGCAGCTAGTTCTCAAACACTAAAATACGGTGTAGAAAGACAACTAAGATTAGATATCCATCCAGAGCTTAGTGTAGTAAATATTCCTATAGGTGAAAAATTTGAGTTATAA
- the rplO gene encoding 50S ribosomal protein L15: MGLENLQKAAGSTRNTKRIGRGQGSGWGKTATKGGKGQTARKGYNEKRGFEGGQQPLQRRLPKVGFTSKFEKPYAISVDKNPAIKELSEITLDALKTVHKFSNSIKKVKLIGAGAKDLVSKIKDENITVTGIK, from the coding sequence ATGGGACTAGAAAATTTACAAAAAGCTGCAGGCTCAACTCGCAATACTAAAAGAATAGGTCGCGGTCAAGGTAGTGGCTGGGGTAAAACTGCCACAAAAGGCGGTAAAGGTCAAACGGCTAGAAAAGGTTATAACGAAAAAAGAGGGTTTGAAGGCGGTCAGCAACCACTTCAAAGAAGACTACCAAAAGTAGGCTTTACTTCTAAATTTGAAAAACCATACGCAATTAGCGTTGATAAAAATCCTGCTATTAAAGAGTTAAGTGAGATTACGCTAGATGCTCTTAAAACAGTACATAAATTCTCAAATAGCATCAAAAAAGTAAAACTTATAGGTGCTGGAGCTAAAGATTTAGTAAGCAAAATAAAAGATGAGAATATAACAGTTACTGGAATCAAATAA
- the rpsM gene encoding 30S ribosomal protein S13, which produces MARIAGVDLPKKKRVEYGLTYIYGIGLFSSRKILDAVGISYDKRVYELSEDEAAAIRKEIQEHYMVEGDLRKSVAMDIKALMDLGSYRGLRHRKGLPVRGQKTKTNARTRKGRRKTVGAATK; this is translated from the coding sequence ATGGCTCGTATAGCAGGTGTTGATTTACCAAAGAAAAAAAGAGTAGAGTATGGCCTTACTTATATCTATGGTATAGGCTTATTTTCTTCAAGAAAAATTCTTGATGCAGTAGGCATTTCTTACGACAAAAGAGTTTATGAACTAAGCGAAGATGAAGCCGCTGCGATTCGTAAAGAGATCCAAGAGCACTATATGGTGGAAGGTGATTTAAGAAAAAGCGTTGCAATGGATATCAAAGCACTTATGGATTTAGGTAGCTATAGAGGCTTAAGACATAGAAAAGGTCTTCCTGTTCGCGGTCAAAAAACAAAAACAAACGCAAGAACAAGAAAAGGTAGACGTAAAACTGTTGGTGCGGCTACAAAGTAA
- the rpsD gene encoding 30S ribosomal protein S4, producing the protein MARYRGPVEKLERRLGVSLALKGERRLAGKSALDKRPYAPGQHGQRKAKISEYGLQLREKQKAKFMYGVSEKQFRRLFAEAARRDGNTGALLVSLLEQRLDNVVYRMGFATTRRFARQLVTHGHILVNGKRVDIPSYRVSAGEKIEVAEKSKANPQIVRAIELTNQTGIVAWVDVEKDKKYGIFTRIPEREEVVIPVEERYIVELYSK; encoded by the coding sequence ATGGCAAGATATAGAGGACCAGTCGAAAAATTAGAAAGACGCCTAGGCGTATCTCTTGCACTAAAAGGCGAGAGAAGACTAGCTGGTAAAAGTGCATTGGATAAAAGACCATACGCACCTGGCCAACATGGACAAAGAAAAGCAAAAATTAGCGAGTATGGCTTACAATTAAGAGAAAAACAAAAAGCTAAATTTATGTATGGCGTAAGCGAAAAACAATTCAGAAGACTTTTTGCTGAAGCTGCAAGAAGAGATGGAAACACAGGAGCACTTCTTGTTTCGCTTTTAGAACAAAGACTTGATAACGTTGTTTATAGAATGGGATTTGCAACAACTAGAAGATTTGCAAGACAACTTGTGACTCACGGACATATCTTAGTAAATGGCAAAAGAGTTGATATCCCTTCATACAGAGTTTCTGCTGGAGAGAAGATCGAAGTTGCAGAAAAAAGCAAAGCCAACCCACAAATCGTTAGAGCGATCGAGCTTACTAACCAAACAGGTATAGTTGCTTGGGTAGATGTAGAAAAAGATAAAAAATACGGAATTTTTACAAGAATTCCAGAACGTGAAGAAGTAGTTATTCCAGTTGAGGAAAGATATATAGTAGAGCTTTACTCTAAATAG
- the rpsE gene encoding 30S ribosomal protein S5, producing the protein MEKYNREEFEEVIVDIGRVTKVVKGGRRFRFTALVVVGDKKGRVGFGFGKAKEVPDAMRKAVDDAFKNIVEVKLKGSTIPHDIEVKFNASRILLKPASEGTGVIAGGGARPVVELAGIKNILTKSLGSNNSANVVRATIKALSMLKG; encoded by the coding sequence ATGGAAAAGTATAATAGAGAAGAATTTGAAGAAGTAATCGTCGATATCGGTCGCGTTACAAAGGTTGTTAAGGGCGGTAGAAGATTTAGATTTACAGCTCTTGTAGTCGTAGGGGATAAAAAAGGTCGTGTTGGTTTTGGTTTTGGAAAAGCTAAAGAGGTTCCAGATGCTATGAGAAAAGCAGTTGATGATGCTTTTAAAAACATAGTTGAAGTTAAATTAAAAGGTAGCACTATTCCTCATGATATTGAAGTTAAATTTAATGCAAGTAGAATTCTACTAAAACCAGCTAGTGAAGGTACCGGAGTTATCGCTGGTGGTGGCGCTCGTCCAGTTGTAGAGCTTGCGGGTATCAAAAATATCCTTACAAAATCACTTGGCTCAAATAACTCTGCAAATGTTGTTCGTGCTACAATCAAAGCACTTAGTATGCTAAAAGGTTAA
- the rplF gene encoding 50S ribosomal protein L6 produces MSRIGKQPISIPSGLDVSLNGDILVFKKGNLTKELDTKNNVNVEVKDGHIFFTSKGDDRQSRAYWGTYRALANNVVIGLTAGFTKQLEINGVGYKAATKGKVLELTLGFSHPINYELPEGVEVSVDKNIITIKGSDKQVVGQVAAEVRGFRPPEPYKGKGVKYVEERIIRKAGKTSKK; encoded by the coding sequence ATGTCAAGAATCGGAAAACAACCGATATCTATTCCAAGTGGTTTAGATGTTAGTTTAAATGGTGATATTTTAGTTTTTAAAAAGGGCAACCTAACAAAAGAACTAGATACAAAAAACAATGTTAATGTTGAAGTAAAAGACGGTCATATATTTTTTACAAGTAAAGGCGATGACAGACAAAGTAGAGCCTACTGGGGTACATATCGTGCTTTAGCAAATAATGTTGTTATTGGTTTAACTGCTGGATTTACAAAACAACTTGAGATAAACGGAGTTGGTTATAAAGCGGCTACAAAAGGTAAAGTTTTGGAGCTTACGCTTGGTTTTTCACACCCTATAAATTATGAACTTCCTGAAGGCGTGGAGGTTAGCGTTGATAAAAACATTATCACTATCAAAGGTAGCGATAAACAAGTAGTAGGTCAAGTAGCAGCTGAAGTAAGAGGCTTTAGACCGCCAGAGCCATATAAGGGCAAAGGTGTCAAATATGTCGAAGAGCGTATAATCCGCAAAGCCGGTAAAACATCTAAGAAATAG
- the rpsH gene encoding 30S ribosomal protein S8, producing the protein MINDLISDGLTRIRNASMRRLDTTKLLHSNVVEATLKILADKGYIESYNVVEEGNKKFINVVLKYDERGRSVINELKRVSKPGRRVYQGKDEIKRFKNGYGTIIVSTSKGVLSNDEAHKAGVGGEVLCTVW; encoded by the coding sequence ATGATAAATGATTTAATTTCAGATGGACTAACACGCATTAGAAACGCTAGTATGAGAAGACTTGATACAACAAAACTTCTTCATTCAAATGTTGTTGAAGCAACTTTGAAGATCCTAGCTGATAAAGGTTATATAGAGAGCTATAATGTTGTTGAAGAAGGAAACAAAAAATTCATCAATGTAGTTTTGAAATATGACGAGCGTGGTAGAAGCGTAATAAACGAACTAAAAAGAGTTTCAAAACCTGGCCGTAGAGTTTATCAAGGCAAAGACGAGATAAAAAGATTTAAAAATGGTTATGGAACTATCATAGTAAGTACAAGCAAAGGTGTTTTAAGTAATGACGAAGCTCACAAAGCTGGTGTGGGCGGCGAAGTACTTTGCACAGTTTGGTAA
- the secY gene encoding preprotein translocase subunit SecY, protein MNKTLINKILITLGFLFAYRVLAYVPVPGVNIDVIKEFFTSNSSNALGMFNMFSGGAAERLSIISLGIMPYITSSIIMELLAATFPNLGKMKKERDGMQKYMQIIRYVTIVITVVQAIGVSIGLQSLTGRGGEQAIMIDINLFIAISCVSMLTGTMLLMWIGEQITQRGIGNGISLIIFAGIVSGIPSAIGGTINLVNTGEMNFLVVIGIALVILITVGIVIFVEMGERRVPISYSRKTVMQNQNKRIMNYIPIKVNLSGVIPPIFASAILMFPSTILQASTNEFILAINDFLNPNSYFFNFLTFLFILFFAYFYASITFNAKDISENLKRQGGFIPGVRPGESTATYLNEVASRLTFTGSIYLGLISTLPWILVKFMGVPFYFGGTSVLIVVSVALDTMRKIEAQIYMNKYQTLSAVGL, encoded by the coding sequence ATGAATAAAACATTAATCAACAAGATATTAATTACGCTTGGATTTTTGTTTGCTTATAGGGTGCTGGCTTATGTGCCAGTCCCTGGCGTTAATATTGATGTTATAAAAGAATTCTTTACTTCAAATAGCAGTAATGCTTTGGGTATGTTTAATATGTTTAGTGGCGGTGCTGCTGAGCGTTTAAGCATTATCTCATTAGGTATTATGCCATACATCACTTCTTCTATCATTATGGAGCTTTTAGCTGCTACATTTCCAAATTTAGGAAAGATGAAAAAAGAGCGTGATGGTATGCAAAAATATATGCAGATCATTCGTTATGTTACTATTGTTATTACCGTTGTTCAAGCTATAGGCGTAAGTATCGGTTTGCAGAGTTTAACTGGACGTGGTGGCGAGCAAGCTATCATGATAGATATAAATTTATTTATAGCGATCAGTTGCGTCTCTATGCTTACAGGAACTATGCTTCTTATGTGGATAGGTGAGCAGATAACTCAACGCGGTATCGGCAATGGTATAAGTCTTATAATTTTTGCTGGTATAGTAAGTGGAATTCCAAGTGCGATAGGCGGAACTATAAATTTAGTAAATACCGGAGAGATGAATTTCTTAGTTGTGATCGGTATAGCTCTTGTTATACTCATAACAGTCGGAATAGTAATCTTTGTAGAAATGGGCGAAAGGCGTGTTCCTATCTCGTATTCTAGAAAAACGGTTATGCAAAATCAAAATAAAAGAATAATGAACTATATCCCTATAAAGGTAAATTTAAGTGGCGTTATTCCGCCGATCTTTGCTAGTGCTATTTTGATGTTTCCAAGCACCATTTTGCAAGCAAGTACAAATGAATTTATACTAGCTATAAATGATTTTTTAAATCCAAATAGTTACTTTTTTAACTTTTTAACATTTTTGTTTATTCTATTTTTTGCATATTTTTATGCTTCAATCACATTTAATGCAAAAGATATAAGCGAAAATTTAAAAAGACAAGGCGGATTTATCCCAGGTGTTAGACCGGGCGAGAGTACGGCTACATACTTAAATGAGGTTGCAAGTAGGCTTACTTTTACTGGTTCAATATATCTAGGACTTATCTCTACGCTTCCTTGGATTCTAGTCAAATTTATGGGTGTGCCGTTTTATTTTGGTGGAACTAGTGTCCTTATCGTCGTATCGGTCGCACTTGACACGATGAGAAAGATTGAAGCTCAAATTTATATGAATAAATACCAGACATTAAGTGCGGTTGGACTATAG
- the rplQ gene encoding 50S ribosomal protein L17 — protein sequence MRHNHGYRKLGRTSSHRAALLKNLTIAIVKAGKIETTLPKAKELRGYVEKLITRARKGDFNAHKFVFAALQDKEATNKLVTQIAPKYATRNGGYTRIIKTRVRKGDAAEMAYIELVSE from the coding sequence ATGAGACATAATCACGGATATAGAAAACTAGGTCGCACTAGCTCTCACCGTGCTGCTTTGCTTAAAAACCTTACGATAGCTATCGTAAAGGCTGGTAAAATCGAAACAACTTTACCAAAAGCAAAAGAGTTAAGAGGCTATGTAGAAAAACTTATCACAAGAGCTAGAAAAGGCGATTTTAATGCTCACAAATTTGTGTTTGCTGCTTTACAAGACAAAGAAGCTACAAACAAGCTTGTAACCCAAATAGCTCCAAAATATGCCACAAGAAATGGTGGCTATACTCGTATCATCAAAACTCGCGTCAGAAAAGGTGATGCAGCTGAGATGGCTTATATAGAGCTAGTTAGCGAATAA
- the infA gene encoding translation initiation factor IF-1: MAKDDVIEIDGNVVEALPNATFKVELDNKHVILCHIAGKMRMHYIKIMPGDRVKVELTPYSLDKGRITYRYK; this comes from the coding sequence TTGGCAAAAGATGATGTCATAGAGATCGATGGCAATGTAGTAGAAGCTCTGCCAAATGCGACTTTTAAAGTCGAACTTGACAATAAGCATGTAATTCTTTGTCATATAGCTGGCAAAATGCGTATGCATTATATCAAGATTATGCCAGGTGATCGTGTTAAAGTTGAGCTTACACCTTATAGTTTAGATAAGGGTAGGATCACTTATAGATATAAGTAA
- a CDS encoding DNA-directed RNA polymerase subunit alpha, translating into MRKITTSAYMPTEIEVVNVSENVAKIIAYPFETGYAVTLAHPLRRLLYTSTVGFAPTGVKIEGVAHEFDSMRGMLEDVTLFIINLKNLRFKLKNNSQREVIEYNFKGSKEIIGSDLNNDIVEIVNPDAYLATINEDADFKFSVIVEKGIGYVPSEEIRDYIEADYIALDAFFTPVKKAVYEIENVLVEDNPDYEKIVLTVTTDGQVGPVEAFKHSIEAMYKQMSVFNNVLNIDVNVALSISGRSNEHSKLFESVENLNLSARSFNCLDKAEIRYIGELALMEESELKELKNLGKKSLDEIKAVMAEIGYPFGENTLGDSKEMLRKKIAELKS; encoded by the coding sequence ATGAGAAAAATTACAACATCAGCTTATATGCCAACCGAGATTGAAGTTGTTAATGTAAGTGAGAATGTAGCTAAGATTATAGCATATCCTTTCGAAACAGGTTATGCAGTGACTCTAGCTCATCCATTACGCCGATTACTTTATACAAGCACAGTTGGATTTGCTCCAACTGGCGTAAAGATAGAGGGCGTAGCGCACGAGTTTGATAGTATGCGTGGTATGCTTGAAGACGTTACGCTTTTTATTATAAATTTAAAAAATTTACGTTTTAAATTAAAAAATAATTCACAACGCGAAGTTATCGAGTATAATTTTAAAGGGTCAAAAGAGATAATCGGAAGCGATCTAAACAACGATATAGTTGAAATAGTAAATCCAGATGCCTACCTTGCTACTATCAATGAAGATGCTGATTTTAAATTTAGCGTCATTGTTGAAAAGGGTATAGGTTACGTACCTAGCGAAGAGATAAGAGATTATATCGAAGCTGATTACATAGCTCTTGATGCTTTCTTTACTCCGGTTAAAAAAGCGGTTTATGAGATAGAAAACGTTTTAGTTGAAGATAATCCAGACTATGAAAAGATCGTTTTGACTGTAACAACTGATGGTCAAGTGGGTCCTGTTGAGGCATTTAAACACTCGATAGAAGCTATGTATAAACAGATGTCGGTTTTCAATAACGTTTTAAATATCGATGTGAATGTTGCTTTATCTATCTCTGGAAGAAGCAATGAACACTCTAAACTTTTTGAAAGCGTTGAAAATCTAAATTTAAGTGCTAGAAGCTTTAATTGTCTTGATAAGGCTGAGATTCGCTATATAGGCGAACTTGCTCTTATGGAAGAGAGTGAGCTAAAAGAGCTTAAAAATTTAGGTAAAAAGTCTCTTGATGAGATAAAAGCCGTAATGGCTGAAATAGGCTATCCTTTTGGTGAAAACACACTTGGTGATAGCAAAGAAATGCTCAGAAAAAAAATAGCTGAGCTAAAATCATAA
- a CDS encoding UDP-N-acetylmuramoyl-L-alanyl-D-glutamate--2,6-diaminopimelate ligase, whose product MKITLKNGNFITDNSKDCTFGCYFVLSNSNAKFKNAAKSLGANIITPKEAKTLLNLDDSIKLVGITGTNGKTTTASAIYETLLNLGLKAGMSGTRGAFINGKQIADKGLTTSQILETLNYLKLAKDAGCEYFVMEVSSHAIAQNRIEGLEFALKIFTNLSQDHLDFHKTIEEYARVKSSFFKDITPKLINGDDKNLSYDKTNSMTYGFTSDATFYAFDYSLKGGISATIKTNGEEIKFKSSLQGKFNLYNLLCVFGALKFLTKKSSDEISKALSKFSGAPGRVEIVSRNPLVIVDFAHTPDGIEKLLDALKDEELIVVFGAGGDRDKTKRPIMGQIVQRYAKIAIVTSDNPRSEEPSSIIEDIVSKMVLDENVIKEVDRKKAINLALNLAKNGEAVVILGKGDEPYQEIKSVKYPFSDKEVVRDILNLNNKGNI is encoded by the coding sequence GTGAAAATAACGCTTAAAAATGGGAATTTTATCACGGATAATTCCAAAGATTGCACCTTTGGTTGCTACTTTGTGCTTTCAAATTCAAATGCTAAATTTAAAAATGCCGCAAAAAGTTTAGGGGCAAATATTATAACCCCAAAAGAAGCAAAAACTCTTTTAAATTTAGATGATAGCATCAAACTAGTAGGCATCACAGGAACAAACGGCAAGACGACTACTGCGTCAGCCATTTATGAAACCCTTTTAAATTTAGGTTTAAAAGCTGGGATGAGCGGCACAAGAGGTGCTTTTATAAATGGCAAACAAATCGCAGATAAAGGACTTACTACAAGTCAAATTCTAGAGACTTTAAACTATCTAAAACTAGCCAAAGATGCAGGTTGTGAGTATTTCGTGATGGAAGTAAGCTCTCATGCTATCGCACAAAACCGCATTGAGGGGCTTGAATTTGCACTTAAGATTTTTACAAATTTAAGCCAAGACCATCTAGATTTTCATAAAACCATAGAAGAGTATGCTAGAGTAAAGTCGAGCTTTTTTAAAGATATCACGCCAAAACTTATAAATGGCGATGATAAAAATTTATCATATGACAAAACAAATTCTATGACATACGGCTTTACTTCTGACGCTACGTTTTACGCCTTTGATTATAGTCTAAAAGGCGGTATAAGTGCGACTATAAAAACAAACGGCGAAGAGATTAAATTTAAAAGTTCTTTGCAAGGTAAATTTAATCTTTACAACCTTTTATGCGTTTTTGGTGCGCTTAAGTTTTTGACGAAGAAGAGCTCTGATGAGATAAGCAAGGCGTTGTCTAAATTTAGCGGAGCACCAGGTAGGGTTGAGATAGTAAGCAGAAATCCGCTTGTCATAGTTGATTTTGCTCATACGCCTGATGGTATTGAAAAACTGCTTGATGCTTTGAAAGATGAAGAGCTTATAGTTGTTTTTGGCGCGGGCGGAGATAGGGATAAAACTAAGCGCCCGATTATGGGTCAAATTGTTCAAAGATACGCTAAAATCGCTATAGTTACTAGCGATAATCCAAGAAGTGAAGAGCCAAGTTCTATCATCGAAGATATAGTTAGCAAAATGGTATTAGATGAAAACGTCATAAAAGAAGTAGATCGTAAAAAAGCTATAAATTTAGCTCTAAATCTAGCAAAAAACGGCGAAGCTGTAGTAATCCTAGGTAAAGGCGATGAGCCTTATCAAGAGATAAAAAGCGTAAAGTATCCATTTAGCGACAAAGAAGTTGTAAGAGATATACTAAATTTAAATAACAAAGGCAATATATGA
- the panD gene encoding aspartate 1-decarboxylase, which produces MKIQMLASKIHRATVTDANLNYVGSITIDEKLMKAANLLEYQKVEILDINNGERFQTYVIKGDKKGEICLNGAAARKVCVGDLVIIVAYASMKAKKAKGFSPTIVHVDSKNEIL; this is translated from the coding sequence ATGAAAATACAAATGTTAGCTAGTAAGATCCATAGAGCCACTGTGACTGACGCAAATTTAAACTACGTAGGCTCAATAACAATAGATGAAAAGCTTATGAAAGCAGCAAATTTACTTGAGTATCAAAAAGTTGAAATTTTAGATATAAATAACGGCGAGAGATTTCAAACATACGTTATAAAAGGTGATAAAAAAGGCGAAATTTGCCTAAATGGCGCAGCGGCTAGAAAGGTTTGCGTAGGCGACCTTGTGATAATAGTCGCATATGCTTCTATGAAAGCAAAAAAAGCTAAAGGTTTTAGCCCTACTATCGTTCATGTAGATAGTAAAAATGAGATATTGTAA
- the rpmJ gene encoding 50S ribosomal protein L36, with amino-acid sequence MKVRPSVKKMCDKCKIVKRKGIVHVICENPKHKQRQG; translated from the coding sequence ATGAAAGTTCGTCCTTCTGTAAAGAAGATGTGTGACAAATGTAAAATTGTCAAACGCAAAGGCATAGTTCATGTTATTTGCGAAAATCCAAAACATAAACAAAGACAAGGATAA
- the map gene encoding type I methionyl aminopeptidase — protein sequence MAISIKTAKDIEGLRAANKIVAQVLDHMHEFIKPGLSLLEIDKVCEDMIRSAGAKPAFKGLYGFPTAACISVNEVVIHGIPNEYKLKEGDIVSIDIGSNLKGYFGDSARTYPVGKISANDEALISCSKDALYFAIDYIKVGMHFKEVSSAVEEFIINRGFVPLRGFCGHGIGKRPHEEPEIPNYLEGSNPKSGPKIRNGMVFCIEPMICQKDGTPVIAKDRWTVTSKDGLRTSHYEHCLAMVDGKVEILSQI from the coding sequence ATGGCTATTTCAATCAAAACTGCAAAAGATATCGAAGGCTTAAGAGCGGCAAATAAGATTGTCGCTCAAGTCTTAGATCATATGCATGAGTTTATAAAACCAGGTCTTAGTTTGCTAGAGATCGATAAAGTTTGTGAAGATATGATAAGAAGTGCCGGTGCAAAACCTGCGTTTAAGGGACTTTACGGATTTCCGACTGCTGCTTGTATAAGCGTAAATGAAGTTGTGATCCACGGCATACCAAATGAGTATAAGCTTAAAGAGGGCGATATAGTAAGTATCGATATCGGCTCAAATTTAAAAGGATATTTTGGTGATAGTGCTAGGACATATCCAGTCGGTAAAATCTCAGCTAATGATGAGGCTTTGATATCTTGTAGCAAAGACGCTCTTTATTTTGCGATTGATTATATAAAAGTCGGAATGCATTTTAAAGAAGTTAGCTCGGCTGTCGAAGAGTTTATCATAAATCGTGGCTTTGTTCCACTTCGTGGATTTTGTGGGCATGGCATAGGTAAGCGTCCGCATGAAGAACCTGAAATTCCAAACTATCTTGAAGGAAGCAATCCAAAAAGCGGACCAAAGATAAGAAATGGAATGGTTTTTTGCATAGAGCCTATGATATGCCAAAAAGATGGCACTCCAGTTATTGCAAAAGACAGATGGACTGTTACAAGTAAAGATGGACTTAGAACTAGCCATTATGAACACTGTTTGGCTATGGTAGATGGCAAGGTGGAGATCTTAAGTCAAATTTAG